The genomic DNA CCACCCCTGGCAAACGCTCTGCAAGGGCCAGGCCCTTTTCCGGTCCCAATACAAAGATGGCCGTGGAAAGCGCATCGGCTTCCATGGCGGAATTGGCTACCACCGTGACGCTCGCGCACGGACGCGCGGGCCAGCCGGTGTGCGGGTCAATGATGTGGTGGTAGCGAACAGAGTCGTTTATGAAGAAGCGCTCATAGTCCCCGGAGGTAGCCACGCACCCCTCGTCCATGGGAAAGCGCGCAAACAGCTTGTCATTGGCCCGTGGATGGCGGATCCAGATATGGCGCTTTCCGGCAGTCAGCCTGCTCACGAGCGTACGGAGATTGCTGCGCGCGTCCACCATGGCGTCAGTGATGCCGTGAGCGCGGAGCGAGTCGATGGCCACGTCGACTGCCAGGCCCTTAGCGATGCCACCCAGGTCCAGGGCCATCCCGGCCCGTTCGAGCCACACCTGCCCATCGTCGAGATGGACGTTGCGGTAACCGACCAAAGGGAGGAGCGCGGTCACCGCCGCAGAGTCCGGGACGCGGGGGTGGTCGCTGAGAAAGTCCCATAAGCGCATGAGCGGGCCCACGGTAACATCAAAGGCTCCTCCGGAAAGGGCAGCCACCCGCTGTGCCTCCTGAAGGCACGCAAAAACGAGCGGGCTCACCTTGATCGGTCGCGGCGCAGCGCGATTGATCTTGCTCACCTCGCTGCTGTCACGGTAGCAGCTCGTGAGTAGTTCCACCTCCAACATCCCGGCAAACGCAGCGTCGATGGCGGCCTGCACGGTCTGACGGTCCTTGTCGCGGTCGTACACGGTGACGGTGGCAAAGGTATCCATGAGCACGCGCGTCTCCTGCACCGGTTCGAGCCGCGCGCAAGAAAGCACGACGAGCGCGACGACCCCGGCAATGAGCCACAAACAACGCCAGCCCATGCGTCGACTACTTGCGCCGCCTGCCCACATACTCTAACAGCTCCATCAATGCGCGTTTGTAGGGCGTGTCCGGGTATTCTTCCAGGGTTGAACGGGCAGCACTGAGATAGCGGTCAGCCTGCTGGTCCGCGTAGTCCAGCCCCCCGTGTCGCTTCACAAAAGCAAGGACAGCCTCCACTCTGCCCCGGTCTCCCGAGTTGAAGTGGGCCAAGACCTCCTCCGCCTCCTCTGGAGCAGCGCTGCGCAGGGCGTGGATCAGGGGCAGGGTCACCTTGTTGTTGAGAATGTCGCTGCCAATGGGCTTGCCTAAGGTAGCCTCCTCCCCAACATAGTCCAGGACATCATCGCGGATCTGGAAGGCCACGCCCAGATGCTCGCCAAACCGGGCCATGGCCTCCAGCTGCGGCTCGTCCCCCCCTGCTGCCAATGCGCCTAATCGACAGCAGGCCGACAAGAGGGCGGCGGTCTTGTCCGAGACGATGCGGAAGTAGTTCTCCTCCGTGAGGCGTGCATCGCTGCCGTGCTCTTCTTGCAGCAGCTCGCCGCGGCTCATGCGGAAGGTCGCCTCGGAAATCAGCCGCAGCGCCCGCAAATCCTCCCCCTCCAGTAACAATGCGAGCGCGCGAGAAAACAATAGGTCGCCCATGAGAATGGAGATGCGATTGCTCCAGAGCCCATTGACCGTTGGGGCCCCCCGCCGCAGCAGTGAGGCATCCACCACGTCGTCGTGCACCAATGTGGCGGTGTGCAACAGCTCCACCGCCACGGCCTTGGTCAAGGCCTTTCGCGGCGCTGCGCCATGGAGCCCGCATGCGAGCAAGACCAATATAGGGCGCAAACGCTTGCCTCGATGCATGACCAGATGCACGGCCACGTCGTTGATCAAACCAACATCGGAGGCGAGCGCCGCCCCGAATTCTTTCTCAAAAAGGTCCAGTTCAGCCGCGATGGGCTGACAAAAGGCATGACGTGTCACTGGTGACTCTACTGCGGCCACTGTCTACCGTTTGCATGCGGGAATGTAGCAAAAAACCAGATGACTATCAACCCATTTGTCGGGTGGCTCTGCGCCGCTGGCTACATTCTATTGACGCCTTTGGGTGAAAAGGGGGTTCCTGCGACCTAGCCACTGGCGGAGCCCTCCACGGGGATCTGCACGGTGAAGGTGCTCCCCTGCCCCACCTCGCTCTGCACGGCAATGTCCCCCCCATAGCGGCGCATGATTGAGCGGGAGATGTACAGCCCAAGACCCGTTCCTTCCCCAACCCGTTTTGTGGTGTAGAAGGGGGCAAAAAGATGCTTCAGCTGCTCAGGCGCGATGCCACAGCCGGTGTCGCTAATATCCACCTCCACGCGTTGGCCGTCTGGAGTGAGACGGGAAGTTATGCCGAGCACCCCACCTTCAGGCATGGCCTGTACGGCGTTGAGTATGAGGTTAAGAAAGACTTGTTTCAGCGAATCAACGTTGAAGCAGACGCGTGGCAAATGTGCCTCCTCCCGCACCACCCTGATGTGCCGCGAGGCAAGCTCCTTCTCCAGCAGAAGGAGAGTAGCATCGATGACCCTCTGCACATCGATCATTTCCCGCTCATGCTCAGAGCGTCGGGAAAACTCCAGCAAGTTGTTGATGATGGCGGCCGCGCGCCGCACGTTGCGCTGGATCATCTCTAACTTGTCGCGGACCTCGCCGTCGACCTCGCCGAGGGTCTCCTGCAAGTAATAGCGGGCCGACTCGATGATGCTCAGCGGGTTCCGCAACTCGTGCGCGATGCCTGAGGAGAGCATGCCCACGGTGGCCAGCTTTTCTGACTGGATGAGGTGCTGCTCCATGCGCTTCTGCTCGGTCACCTCTTTGACGTGCTCGACCACTAACTCTGGCCGGCCGTCCAGACCAGGCATCGGGTAACACCACAGTTGGAAGATGGCACCTTCTGTCTCGCGTTCTTCAAAGTGCTGCTGCCCCTGGGAAAGAACTTTTGGCACATGACACTCTTCGCAGGGCGAACTGCGCCGGAAAATGGCCTCGTAGCAGCGTCTGCCCACAAGTTCGCTTGGGGCCACCTGGCAGCGCTGGGCCAAATGGCGGTTGGCCATAATGATAGTATGCCGAGTGTCCACCACTGCGATCATGTCCTGGATTCCGTCGAATGCGGCCTGCAGCCGCTGTTTGCTGAGGAGAATCTGCTGCTCCAAGCGCCGTCTTTGCGTGACGTCGCGCACGATGGTCTGCAGCACCCGCTTGTCGCCAAGGTCCACTACACTGCTGCTCACCTCAGCGAACACCTCGTGTCCGTCCGCATGGCAGAGGCGGAGCTCATCAAGCACGGCGATCTTGCCCTGCAGCGCCTGGGCGCGCAGCTTTTCCACTTTGGCCTGTTCTTCCGGCGGATAGAGGACTGCCATGGTGGTGGCGAGCAATTCCCTGCGGCTCCGCCCGGTGAGCTCTTCGGCCCGCGCATTGACCTCCACCAGCTTGCCGCTCTCCAAGTCCTCGACAAAAATGGCGTCTGAGGCCATGGCTACCAGGGTGCGGTACTTGAGCTCGGTGCGCCGTAGTTCGCTCTCCAGCCGGTGTCGCTCAATGGCCTTCGCTACGACCCGCGGTAACACTTCCAGATAGCCGGGGCGTTTGATGAGGTAGTCGTAGGCCCCGCGCTTCATGGCCTCGACGGCTACTTCCTCGCTTCCCTCGCCTGTGGTCATTACCACCGGAACATTGATCTTCTCGCGCTGCATGGCCTGCATGAGCGCCAGGCCGTCCATCAGCGGCAGATTGTAATCAAGTACGAGGGCCTCGTACTGCTCGCGCCGCAGCATCTCCAGCGCCTCGCTGCCGTTTGCCGCCTGGTCGACGTGACAATCCGGTTGGCCGCGGGCGATGGCCAGCATCATCAGGCGCGCCTGCGCCTGATCATCTTCAACAAGGAGTATTTTCGCCTTGGAGTCTCTTTTCACCTATTCCTTCCCCTCTTTTCTGCACCTCCCCCGTGAGCCTACCCATCTCCCACAGCCGCCGCCTTCGCGAAGCTGATCAGCAGTTCCGCCTCGCCGGTCGACAAAGGGCGTGCCGTGAGCTTGCCGCCGCACTGCATGACCAGGTGCTGGGCCGCCTGTGCGCGCTCGCTTGCCGCCCGCCATCGTTCCTCCCCGGCGCGCGTACCAGACAAGTCGAGTACCGGTCCGGAGTAGCGCAGGTAGATGAACTTGTTGAGCAGCTGTTCTCGATAGCCTACTTCCACGCGTGGTTGGTGGGTACTTGCTGCCATGGCGAGCGTGGCCTCCAGGAGTTCTTTCAACGCGCGTGCCATGAGCCGTGGGCGGGTCATGATCTCTAGTGCGGGACCCGGAATCACCATCAGCTGCACCCCACGCAACCGCCCAGCGCGATGCAGCTCGACGGTCACCTCATTGATGAGCCTGGAGACCGAGACGGGCTGCGGCACTTCCTCATCGCCCGGTGCACCTTGCTTATCACCGGGCCCTTCGAGAGCGGAAAGAAGCCTTTCCACTCCCTTCCGCACCGTCTGCCACTGGGCAGCCAGAGGTTCGTCTCCGGAACCACGCAGCCCCAAATGCTGTTCCAACTCTTCAATTGCCAGCCTGAGCTCGGCACCAATGGCTACAGGATCGAAAGACTTCTCTGGCGGCGTCTGTCCGGGCGTACCCAGTATCTCTTGTTCCGGTTGCGACCTGGCATCTTGTTGCGGTGCCGCTCCGCTCTGCTCGCCGCTGGCGGCAAGTGCCTCCGCCACCGATGGCGCGAGCATGCGCAACAACCCCACGTCCTCGCGGCTGAACGCTTCTTCGCCCAGGGCGCCCAGAGACAGGTTGCCGATGTAGGCTCCTCTGGCCAAGAGGAGCACGCTGATCCGCGAACCGAGTCTGTCCGCGAGTGCAAGCTGCGCGCGGCTCCCTTCAAATTCTGGGTATGGTCGCAGCCAGCCGAGTTCGCTATCGGCCACTGCCTCCCAGCGATACATTTGCGCGACCAGCTCGCTCAATGCCGGCGAGGCGAGGCAGAGCGCGCGTGCCTGCGCACCTTCTTGTTCAAAGAGGGTAATGCTAAACAAGTCAAACGGAATTTTCCCCTGTAACCGCCCGGCCACGTGGGTCGCTATTTTTTCTGCCGAACGGAGCGCAGGCAGGCCGGCCACGATGTCGAGCACGGTCTGCGCTCCCGAGGCCATCCGTTCCAACCGCCGCTGATGCTCCGCCCAGGTGACCAAGAACCCCAGAAGCCGCGCTCCGAGGGCAAAGAGTTCCTTGTGCTCGGTGGCAAATGATCGCGCGTGCGGAAAGAAGCAGGTCAAAACCCCCACGCGCCGCTGGGCCACGGTGAGCGGTGCCGCGAGGAACGCATCGTACCCTGCGCGCTCGGCTACGGGTCTCAACTCCGCAAAGTCCCCGGACGCGGCGACCGACGGACATTCAACCACCGTGCCCAGCTCCAAAACCCGATGGTAGGGACCTTGGGCAAGCGCAGAAGCTACGTTCGGCGAAAGCTCCTGCTTGGACGCAAAGGTGCGCATAATCTTCGTTTCCAGTTCCTGGCCTTGGGCGGGCACCACATGCAAGGTACCGAAGGCTGCTCCCAGTGCGCTCCCGAGCCAGTCAAAAAGAGACTGGACGCTCGCCTCTATCTCCCCCGACTCGTCAAGGGCACTTATGAGATTGGCCATTTCAGGGAGCGCCGGGGCTGGCTCCTCCCTTGCAGCGGCCTCTCCTCCGGTGTGAGCGATCAACAGGCACCGGCCTTCCCCGCGGTCCCCAAGTGACGCCGCTTCGATCCTCACCTGCTTCGGCTCGCCACTACTAAGCCGCAATCTGCATGAGGTCGAAGCCGAGCCATGAGCCAGGAGCGTGCGCCAGTCGGGCATTTCCCCGGCCCAAAACAGCGCGGAAAGGCGCATGGCGTGCAGCTCTTCCTCAGCGTATCCCAGCAGTTGTGCCATGGCCGGGTTTGCCTCATAGACCAGATCGGCAGCCAGGTCGGCCACCATCACCGGCTGCTCCACGTGCGCGAAAAGATGGGTGTAGCGCTGGCGCCACTGGCGGGACGCCTGTTCTGCCTCTGCGGCGATGGCGCTAATCCGCGCCCTTTCCAGCGCCAAAGCTACGAGGGTTGCCACCTCCTCCACGGCGGCGCGTTCGTACTCTTCCGGTTCTCTCTCCTGCTCAGACGTGGCGTAAATGACACCCAGTGACTCCGTGCCCCAGTGGACCGGAAAGACAAAGGCGACCACATCGCGGTCGCCAAGGAGCGTTCGTTCAGATGGCGAATGAACCTCGGTGGCCCGCACGGTGAGCATGGCGTGCGTCGCCAAGACCTCTTTCCAAGAGCACTCTGCAAGGGGAACGGTCGTCTCCGGATACGCATAGCGCGTGCCCTGGTTCAGGATCGAAGTTGTCACAAACCATTGCCGCTCGGGGTCGTATCGGAGGATAACGGCCTGGTGGCAATTGAGCGCGGACTCAGCGGCCTGTCGCGCCAGCTGTCCGACCTCCACAAGGTCCCCCCTGGCCACTGCGTCAACCAGAGCATGCAGCGCCGCCGCTCTGTCTTTGCCTCGGTCTTGGTTCATCCCCTGACCTCCTCACCGCACTACCACCAACCAGCCTGCCGGGCAGTCCACCTGGCGAACCGGCGTACCGTTTGTCCCCTCCGCACGCGCGATTTGTGCGACGTTGTGTCACCCCGCCGAGCATCGAACCGGCCGCATTGCCGCAGAGTCCTGACACTCGCTCGCGTGAGGCCTTTGTCTATTCCGCCCTCTGCTGCCGATAGGTTTCCACGGCCCGTCGCGCCTCGCCAAGGACTTTCTCCAGTACTTCGTCTATGGTTCCTGGCACCACCGCCCCTGCCGCGAAAGTGTGTCCTCCCCCACCCAAGGCGGTAGCGATGCCAATCACCGGTATTCGCCCCTTGGACCGGAGGCTAATTTTGGTGCGGCCATTGTTCAGCTCCGTAAGCGAGAGGCTTACCTCGACGCCCGCAACCATGCGCGGCAGTTCCGGAAAATTCTCCAGCTCCCATGTCTTTACGCCACTCTGCTCCAAGACCTGGCGCGTCAACGCGAACCAGGCCAGAGCCCCTTCACACTCAAAGCTCAGCGAGCGCAACACTTCACCCATGAGCCGCACCTTAGCCGGGGAACTGCTCTCGTATACCTGTTCGTAGACGCGTCCAATGTCTACACCCGCTTCCACAAGTTGCGCAACTATGCGGTGCACTTCCGGCGTGGTATTCGCAAAGCGGAACGAGCCCGTATCGGTAAGCAGGCACGTGTAGAGTGACTCGGCCAGTCGCCCCTGCGGTGTGACTCCCATCGCCCGGCAGAGGTCAAAAATGAGCTCACCGGTGCACGAAGCCGAGGAGTCAATCACCTCCACCTCCGCCATCGAGTCGGTCTGCTTGTGGTGGTCGATGCAGACGCGAGGAAGATCGAATTCCTTGATGACCTTACCCACCTCCCGCAGCCGAGCCCAGTCACTGATGTCGAGAATAAACACCCCGCCAGCCCGGCGAAAGAGCTCAAGATGTTGGCTGGGGTCGTACTGCGCGATGGTGCCGTCTGGGTCCAAGAAGCGGTAGTGACCCGGCGTGGGACTCACATTCACAATGGAGCTACGTTTACCTCGCAGCGACAGGACCGCGGCCAGCCCCACCTCCGAACCGATGGCGTCGCCATCAGGGCTCACATGCGAAGTAACGATGAACTCATCACGAGTGGCGATGAAGTCGATTACCTTCTGCCAATCCCTTCTCACCTATTCACCCTTCACCGTCAGATACCCAAACCCAACATTACCCACCACGTCGGTGGCGCGAATCGCCAGCTCGCGTTCTTGCCCGCGTGCTACCTCCAATGGCAATTCAAAGGCCTCAAAGCGCGAATCCAGCACCCCGTCGGTGGGGTGCAGCAACTCCCATTGTCCAGCGTCCAGAGCGTATTCGACCCGCTCCAGCCTGCTCCACTTGTCCCGCACCTCGACGACAACCCTCTTTGCAGAGCGATCCCAGCGGAGCACAGGCACCTCCGGGGCGGTGTTGTCGACCACAAACGGCATGGACAGGCGGGTGCCGGTGAGCGCCTCATCGGTCGTATTCGATGGGGCATCGGTGGCGTCAACGCGCAGTTCATACTCGCCGTCTGGCATCAACCGGCTGTCCCAAGAATAGTAGTTGTTGTCCAGGCCACTCGTCAGCGTTCGCCAGCTCTTCGTCCCGATGCGGCGGTAAAGGAGGTCGAAAAGGAGATAGTCCTCATTTGGGTCAGAGAATCGCCAGCTTGCCGCCCGCCACCCCGGTTTCTTTTCGCTTTTGCCCAACTGACGAGGGCTACGGACACCTCGCGGGGAGACGTCAGTCTCGTCTGCCTCCCCCTCGCCTCGCGACTCGCGCGGTGGGGGATAGTATTCTCCTGGAGGCAAAACCACAAGGTTGGTGACCTCTGGAGGCAGGTTTTTCTGCCGATAAGCGATGGTGACCCCGCTCACCACCGGAGTGCTGTCTCCATCTCCGCGCAACTCCGCCTTCCATTGCAAGAATCGCGCGGGCGGGCTCGCAATCTGCTCCCCTTCGTTATCCCGATATGCCTCTGACCACGGGCTCCAGGTCTCATCTGGCTCGCTGGTATTGCCGCTGCGGGTAAAGAATCTCACCCCGCCGCGGAGGCCCCTCTGCTTCCAGCGGACCCGCCCCCACTGTGCCACAACACGCGCGTCTATGACTTCAGACTCATACGTGCCTATCGTTTCGTACCCAGGGCCGATGCGGAAGACGCGCCCGGGGTTAGAGGTTGCTGCGTAAAGCGCATTGTCCACACCGCGCACCAGGGCAGTGACCTGGGCGCCCTGCACTTCAGCGACGATTGCGGCCTGTTCGCCCAGCTTCAAGGCAAGCAGTCGGCCCTTGTCTCCCGTCCCTGCCACCAGCCGTCCGTCCAAACCCCACGCCAGCGCATGGACTGACTCTCGTTCCGACCGCCACACCTCCCAGGCGTTCCCTTCCTTGTCCACGGCATAGACGGCCCCTTCGGCGGCCCTCCCCATCCCTGCGGAAGCGATGCGGGCAGGCGGCAAGACCACATCTTCCATGTCTTCCGCAT from candidate division KSB1 bacterium includes the following:
- a CDS encoding FAD:protein FMN transferase, producing the protein MGWRCLWLIAGVVALVVLSCARLEPVQETRVLMDTFATVTVYDRDKDRQTVQAAIDAAFAGMLEVELLTSCYRDSSEVSKINRAAPRPIKVSPLVFACLQEAQRVAALSGGAFDVTVGPLMRLWDFLSDHPRVPDSAAVTALLPLVGYRNVHLDDGQVWLERAGMALDLGGIAKGLAVDVAIDSLRAHGITDAMVDARSNLRTLVSRLTAGKRHIWIRHPRANDKLFARFPMDEGCVATSGDYERFFINDSVRYHHIIDPHTGWPARPCASVTVVANSAMEADALSTAIFVLGPEKGLALAERLPGV
- a CDS encoding polyprenyl synthetase family protein, producing MTRHAFCQPIAAELDLFEKEFGAALASDVGLINDVAVHLVMHRGKRLRPILVLLACGLHGAAPRKALTKAVAVELLHTATLVHDDVVDASLLRRGAPTVNGLWSNRISILMGDLLFSRALALLLEGEDLRALRLISEATFRMSRGELLQEEHGSDARLTEENYFRIVSDKTAALLSACCRLGALAAGGDEPQLEAMARFGEHLGVAFQIRDDVLDYVGEEATLGKPIGSDILNNKVTLPLIHALRSAAPEEAEEVLAHFNSGDRGRVEAVLAFVKRHGGLDYADQQADRYLSAARSTLEEYPDTPYKRALMELLEYVGRRRK
- a CDS encoding PAS domain S-box protein, whose translation is MKRDSKAKILLVEDDQAQARLMMLAIARGQPDCHVDQAANGSEALEMLRREQYEALVLDYNLPLMDGLALMQAMQREKINVPVVMTTGEGSEEVAVEAMKRGAYDYLIKRPGYLEVLPRVVAKAIERHRLESELRRTELKYRTLVAMASDAIFVEDLESGKLVEVNARAEELTGRSRRELLATTMAVLYPPEEQAKVEKLRAQALQGKIAVLDELRLCHADGHEVFAEVSSSVVDLGDKRVLQTIVRDVTQRRRLEQQILLSKQRLQAAFDGIQDMIAVVDTRHTIIMANRHLAQRCQVAPSELVGRRCYEAIFRRSSPCEECHVPKVLSQGQQHFEERETEGAIFQLWCYPMPGLDGRPELVVEHVKEVTEQKRMEQHLIQSEKLATVGMLSSGIAHELRNPLSIIESARYYLQETLGEVDGEVRDKLEMIQRNVRRAAAIINNLLEFSRRSEHEREMIDVQRVIDATLLLLEKELASRHIRVVREEAHLPRVCFNVDSLKQVFLNLILNAVQAMPEGGVLGITSRLTPDGQRVEVDISDTGCGIAPEQLKHLFAPFYTTKRVGEGTGLGLYISRSIMRRYGGDIAVQSEVGQGSTFTVQIPVEGSASG
- a CDS encoding GAF domain-containing protein; amino-acid sequence: MNQDRGKDRAAALHALVDAVARGDLVEVGQLARQAAESALNCHQAVILRYDPERQWFVTTSILNQGTRYAYPETTVPLAECSWKEVLATHAMLTVRATEVHSPSERTLLGDRDVVAFVFPVHWGTESLGVIYATSEQEREPEEYERAAVEEVATLVALALERARISAIAAEAEQASRQWRQRYTHLFAHVEQPVMVADLAADLVYEANPAMAQLLGYAEEELHAMRLSALFWAGEMPDWRTLLAHGSASTSCRLRLSSGEPKQVRIEAASLGDRGEGRCLLIAHTGGEAAAREEPAPALPEMANLISALDESGEIEASVQSLFDWLGSALGAAFGTLHVVPAQGQELETKIMRTFASKQELSPNVASALAQGPYHRVLELGTVVECPSVAASGDFAELRPVAERAGYDAFLAAPLTVAQRRVGVLTCFFPHARSFATEHKELFALGARLLGFLVTWAEHQRRLERMASGAQTVLDIVAGLPALRSAEKIATHVAGRLQGKIPFDLFSITLFEQEGAQARALCLASPALSELVAQMYRWEAVADSELGWLRPYPEFEGSRAQLALADRLGSRISVLLLARGAYIGNLSLGALGEEAFSREDVGLLRMLAPSVAEALAASGEQSGAAPQQDARSQPEQEILGTPGQTPPEKSFDPVAIGAELRLAIEELEQHLGLRGSGDEPLAAQWQTVRKGVERLLSALEGPGDKQGAPGDEEVPQPVSVSRLINEVTVELHRAGRLRGVQLMVIPGPALEIMTRPRLMARALKELLEATLAMAASTHQPRVEVGYREQLLNKFIYLRYSGPVLDLSGTRAGEERWRAASERAQAAQHLVMQCGGKLTARPLSTGEAELLISFAKAAAVGDG
- a CDS encoding bifunctional oligoribonuclease/PAP phosphatase NrnA, whose product is MRRDWQKVIDFIATRDEFIVTSHVSPDGDAIGSEVGLAAVLSLRGKRSSIVNVSPTPGHYRFLDPDGTIAQYDPSQHLELFRRAGGVFILDISDWARLREVGKVIKEFDLPRVCIDHHKQTDSMAEVEVIDSSASCTGELIFDLCRAMGVTPQGRLAESLYTCLLTDTGSFRFANTTPEVHRIVAQLVEAGVDIGRVYEQVYESSSPAKVRLMGEVLRSLSFECEGALAWFALTRQVLEQSGVKTWELENFPELPRMVAGVEVSLSLTELNNGRTKISLRSKGRIPVIGIATALGGGGHTFAAGAVVPGTIDEVLEKVLGEARRAVETYRQQRAE
- a CDS encoding SMP-30/gluconolactonase/LRE family protein codes for the protein MRRLCALLLFVFANVGWTATTRFAEFSTYSSLEKGRVVGVALSPRGELTLAPSIKMLAETGEPLIWAMVADGQGNLYVGTGNEGKVFRIGPNGSSSLVFDAEEPEVYALALARDGTLYVAPSPGGTIVLISPGAKERVLATLPCTYIWALVVDDRGALYAATGEKAGVWRIARSGAAELLFAPGEAHIRSLVRSSDGTLLAGSSKSGYLYRVGTDGGAFTLYDSPAEELLALTLGPEGWVYAAGVKQARQQAGEEEENGPASIEEDAEDMEDVVLPPARIASAGMGRAAEGAVYAVDKEGNAWEVWRSERESVHALAWGLDGRLVAGTGDKGRLLALKLGEQAAIVAEVQGAQVTALVRGVDNALYAATSNPGRVFRIGPGYETIGTYESEVIDARVVAQWGRVRWKQRGLRGGVRFFTRSGNTSEPDETWSPWSEAYRDNEGEQIASPPARFLQWKAELRGDGDSTPVVSGVTIAYRQKNLPPEVTNLVVLPPGEYYPPPRESRGEGEADETDVSPRGVRSPRQLGKSEKKPGWRAASWRFSDPNEDYLLFDLLYRRIGTKSWRTLTSGLDNNYYSWDSRLMPDGEYELRVDATDAPSNTTDEALTGTRLSMPFVVDNTAPEVPVLRWDRSAKRVVVEVRDKWSRLERVEYALDAGQWELLHPTDGVLDSRFEAFELPLEVARGQERELAIRATDVVGNVGFGYLTVKGE